From Pontibacter actiniarum, a single genomic window includes:
- a CDS encoding outer membrane beta-barrel protein → MKPFILCLCAAFLAFTATAQSQPLPEARHRVSLQLGIAYPNGEYNSSSFEDDYPAFAREGLLLTGEYRYSLHKHWAAGVSVAYRNNGYDLDALVQSADELVTAKDSEAWRSVFTLATLYYTLPLGSAELYAKGAAGASFNRSASWQVSTTYGNIRMPEDKATALALGWAAGFNVPIRPLIVGFEAGILYTRPTFTVQDAQGNPFRHRQPMHSFNTSVGLSYAF, encoded by the coding sequence ATGAAGCCGTTTATACTTTGCCTGTGTGCAGCTTTCCTGGCCTTTACGGCCACAGCCCAGAGCCAACCTTTGCCTGAGGCCCGGCACCGGGTGAGCCTGCAGCTGGGCATTGCCTATCCGAACGGCGAGTACAACAGCTCTTCTTTTGAGGATGACTACCCGGCTTTTGCGCGGGAGGGCCTGCTACTGACGGGCGAATACCGCTACAGCCTTCACAAGCACTGGGCAGCCGGCGTGTCGGTGGCCTACCGAAACAACGGCTACGACCTGGATGCCCTTGTGCAGAGTGCCGATGAGCTGGTGACAGCAAAGGACTCCGAAGCCTGGCGTTCGGTTTTTACACTGGCCACGCTCTACTACACGCTGCCGCTTGGTTCTGCCGAGCTTTACGCCAAAGGCGCTGCCGGGGCCTCCTTTAACCGCAGCGCCTCCTGGCAAGTGAGCACCACCTACGGCAACATACGCATGCCCGAGGACAAGGCCACCGCCCTGGCACTGGGGTGGGCCGCAGGCTTTAACGTCCCTATCAGGCCGCTAATAGTCGGTTTTGAAGCCGGTATACTTTACACCAGGCCTACATTCACGGTGCAGGATGCGCAGGGGAATCCTTTCCGGCACCGGCAACCGATGCACTCGTTTAACACCAGCGTAGGGCTCAGCTATGCTTTCTAA
- a CDS encoding GNAT family N-acetyltransferase, giving the protein MDYPIVHEEKYQQFTAKLGGDKEAEVAYAKPEENVLNLLHTYVPDAYRGQGLATELITTALQYARQHNYKVMATCGAVKKFMQQHPEYQDLLH; this is encoded by the coding sequence ATGGATTACCCGATTGTACACGAAGAGAAGTACCAGCAGTTTACCGCTAAGCTGGGCGGTGACAAAGAAGCTGAGGTGGCTTATGCAAAGCCAGAGGAAAACGTGCTTAACCTGCTGCACACCTATGTGCCCGATGCTTACCGGGGGCAGGGCCTGGCCACGGAGCTCATCACCACGGCGCTGCAGTACGCCCGGCAGCACAACTACAAGGTAATGGCTACCTGCGGGGCAGTGAAGAAGTTCATGCAGCAGCACCCTGAGTACCAGGACCTGCTGCACTAG
- a CDS encoding multidrug effflux MFS transporter yields the protein MTKREYFIIILILGALATISPFSIDMYLPGFPAISKDLNATIAQVQLSLTAYLVGISVGQLLYGPLLDRFGRKNPLYAGLLIYIAASLACAYTDSVNSLIMMRFIQAVGGCAGMVAAQALVRDIFPVNKTAQAFSLLTLVIAVSPMIAPTVGGYVTAAFGWHAVFIILAAITALIMVGVYVALPEGQQPDQSISLKPKPVIKNFLSVLKQEQFLLYALAGGIATAAPFAYIAGSSDVFMNIYHVSEKEYGWIFAFLAFAMIGSTQLNHFILNKYKSEQVINFTLIYQTVVAVLLVVGSYYGWYGKYSLIALLFIFLTGQGLLNPNATALSLAPFTKNTGSAAALLGSFRMAMGGLMSAAVSIFHTGTTLPMVSVMAGCAVTGLVLLLLGKRTIRHRASRRAVEDDTSVLVSTRMEH from the coding sequence ATGACAAAAAGAGAGTACTTCATTATCATACTTATCCTGGGGGCGCTCGCCACGATCAGCCCGTTTTCGATTGACATGTACCTGCCGGGCTTCCCGGCCATTTCGAAGGATCTGAACGCTACCATAGCGCAGGTGCAGCTCTCGCTGACGGCTTACCTGGTGGGCATCTCGGTGGGGCAGCTGCTTTACGGCCCCCTGCTCGACCGCTTTGGGCGTAAGAACCCGCTCTACGCCGGCCTGCTGATCTACATAGCGGCCTCGCTGGCCTGTGCCTATACAGATTCTGTCAACTCGCTGATCATGATGCGCTTTATACAGGCCGTGGGAGGCTGCGCGGGCATGGTGGCGGCGCAGGCGCTGGTGCGGGATATTTTCCCGGTGAACAAAACGGCGCAGGCCTTTTCGCTGCTTACGCTGGTGATCGCCGTTTCGCCGATGATCGCGCCAACGGTGGGCGGTTACGTAACGGCGGCTTTCGGGTGGCATGCCGTGTTTATCATACTGGCCGCTATTACGGCGCTGATAATGGTGGGCGTGTACGTGGCGCTGCCAGAGGGCCAGCAACCTGACCAGTCGATCTCCCTGAAGCCAAAGCCGGTGATCAAAAACTTCCTTTCGGTGCTGAAGCAGGAGCAGTTTCTGTTATATGCGCTGGCTGGCGGCATTGCCACTGCGGCTCCGTTTGCCTACATCGCGGGCTCTTCGGATGTGTTTATGAACATTTACCACGTGAGCGAGAAAGAGTACGGCTGGATCTTCGCCTTCCTGGCCTTTGCCATGATCGGCTCTACACAGCTTAATCACTTCATCCTGAACAAGTATAAAAGCGAGCAGGTGATCAACTTCACACTGATCTACCAGACGGTGGTGGCTGTGTTGCTGGTGGTGGGCTCTTACTACGGCTGGTACGGCAAATACAGTCTTATCGCGCTGCTGTTCATCTTCCTGACGGGGCAGGGGCTTTTAAACCCGAACGCCACCGCGCTTTCGCTGGCTCCGTTCACCAAGAACACCGGTAGCGCCGCGGCACTGCTCGGCAGTTTCCGGATGGCCATGGGCGGCCTGATGTCGGCGGCGGTGAGTATCTTTCACACGGGCACTACCTTACCGATGGTTAGTGTGATGGCTGGCTGCGCTGTTACGGGCTTGGTGCTGTTGCTGTTGGGCAAGCGCACCATCCGCCACCGCGCCAGCCGCCGGGCGGTGGAAGACGATACCTCTGTGCTGGTATCTACCCGCATGGAGCACTAA
- a CDS encoding carboxypeptidase-like regulatory domain-containing protein: MIAPGKLQRYLLALVLLCCAPACSRQEDDYISKYCPGSCTVIKGHLTDATGTQPVAGVTLLARWHKSYSPGSSLSRKKAFAVSDADGNYTLRFLLRDDELSEGVFELVTSLEQETYTSCFPLASVYIGDIGRDTTVIQNITLAPTASATLDFTVAPEQGLRQGDRFQAMFTYKLSPTDPDSCSQAFEFLLSSQEAYETTRTFLLPANIPLALYIDKTKNGVKSREKKTITLRPDERSTYEARF, from the coding sequence ATGATAGCACCTGGCAAGCTGCAACGGTACCTCTTGGCGCTGGTTTTACTTTGCTGCGCCCCGGCCTGCAGCAGGCAAGAGGATGACTATATCAGCAAGTACTGCCCCGGCTCCTGCACCGTTATAAAAGGGCACCTAACAGATGCCACCGGCACCCAACCTGTGGCAGGTGTTACGCTGCTGGCCAGGTGGCACAAATCCTACAGCCCGGGGAGCAGCCTCAGTCGTAAGAAAGCATTTGCAGTAAGCGACGCAGACGGCAACTACACGCTCCGGTTTCTGTTGCGGGATGATGAACTAAGCGAGGGCGTTTTTGAACTCGTCACCAGTCTGGAGCAGGAAACCTACACCAGCTGCTTTCCCTTAGCGAGCGTTTACATCGGCGATATCGGCCGCGATACCACCGTAATTCAAAACATCACCCTGGCTCCCACAGCCTCCGCCACACTTGATTTTACTGTTGCGCCTGAGCAGGGGCTCCGGCAGGGCGACCGCTTTCAGGCAATGTTCACGTACAAACTTAGCCCCACCGACCCGGACAGCTGCAGCCAGGCTTTCGAGTTCCTCCTCAGCAGCCAGGAGGCGTACGAAACCACAAGAACCTTCTTGCTGCCGGCCAACATACCGCTGGCCCTGTACATCGATAAAACAAAAAACGGCGTAAAGAGCAGGGAAAAGAAAACGATAACGCTGCGGCCGGACGAGCGCAGCACCTACGAAGCAAGATTTTAA
- a CDS encoding DUF3820 family protein produces MQTPDASPNPAILQELVKHQMPFGKYKGKLLCDLPVSYLEWFCSKGFPPGKLGMQLATIYEIKINGLEYLLAPLKRQAKGPQR; encoded by the coding sequence ATGCAAACACCCGACGCCTCCCCAAACCCTGCCATTCTGCAGGAGCTCGTGAAGCACCAGATGCCCTTCGGCAAGTATAAAGGAAAGCTGCTCTGCGACTTACCGGTGTCTTACCTGGAGTGGTTCTGTAGCAAGGGGTTTCCGCCCGGAAAGCTGGGCATGCAACTGGCCACCATCTATGAGATCAAGATAAACGGGCTGGAATACCTGCTGGCGCCACTCAAGCGGCAAGCAAAAGGCCCGCAAAGGTAG